The proteins below come from a single Ailuropoda melanoleuca isolate Jingjing chromosome 1, ASM200744v2, whole genome shotgun sequence genomic window:
- the CLDN8 gene encoding claudin-8 yields the protein MATYALQIAGLVLGGVGMVGTLAVTIMPQWRVSAFIGSNIVVFENFWEGLWMNCVRQANIRMQCKVYDSLLALSPDLQASRGLMCAASVLSFLAFMTAVLGMKCTRCTGDDEKVKGHILLTAGIIFIVTGVLVLIPVSWVANSIIRDFYNPIVETAQKHELGDALYIGWTTALVLIVGGALFCCVSCYSEKSRSYRYSVPSHRTTQKSYHAEKKSPSVYSRSQYV from the coding sequence ATGGCTACCTACGCCCTGCAAATCGCTGGACTGGTGCTCGGTGGTGTTGGCATGGTGGGCACGCTGGCTGTCACCATCATGCCTCAGTGGAGAGTGTCTGCGTTCATCGGGAGCAACATTGTGGTTTTTGAAAACTTCTGGGAAGGTCTGTGGATGAATTGCGTGAGGCAAGCCAACATCAGGATGCAGTGCAAAGTCTATGACTccctgctggctctctctccgGACTTACAGGCATCCAGGGGGCTGATGTGTGCTGCCTCTGTGCTGTCCTTCCTGGCTTTCATGACCGCCGTCCTGGGCATGAAATGCACCAGGTGCACTGGGGACGACGAGAAGGTGAAGGGTCACATCCTGCTAACGGCTGGAATCATCTTCATCGTCACAGGCGTCCTGGTGCTCATCCCGGTGAGTTGGGTCGCCAATTCCATCATCAGAGATTTCTACAACCCGATAGTGGAGACTGCCCAAAAGCATGAGCTTGGAGATGCTCTCTACATAGGCTGGACCACGGCACTGGTGCTGATCGTTGGGGGGGCACTGTTCTGCTGTGTTTCCTGTTACAGTGAAAAGAGCAGAAGCTACAGATATTCCGTCCCTTCCCATCGCACAACCCAGAAAAGCTATCACGCGGAAAAGAAGTCCCCGAGCGTGTACTCCAGAAGTCAGTATGTGTAG